From Bacteroidota bacterium, a single genomic window includes:
- a CDS encoding 50S ribosomal protein L9 encodes MEIILKQDVNKLGSKDELVKVKAGYGRNFLIPKGLAIVADETNKKILAETVKQRAHKEEKLKTAALANAETLKNIVIKVATKVGEKGKIFGSVTSVQIAEAMKKQGYDVERKNINMNENAIKTTGTYTADVKLHKEVIVKVNFEVVEE; translated from the coding sequence ATGGAAATTATTTTAAAACAAGATGTAAATAAACTAGGCTCAAAAGATGAGCTAGTTAAAGTGAAAGCCGGATACGGTAGAAATTTCCTTATTCCAAAAGGATTGGCTATTGTAGCGGACGAAACGAATAAAAAAATTCTTGCCGAAACAGTTAAGCAAAGAGCACACAAAGAAGAAAAGTTAAAAACTGCTGCGCTTGCTAATGCCGAAACTCTTAAAAATATAGTTATAAAAGTAGCTACTAAAGTAGGAGAAAAAGGTAAAATATTTGGTTCGGTAACATCTGTTCAAATTGCTGAAGCTATGAAGAAGCAAGGATACGATGTAGAAAGAAAAAATATTAATATGAACGAAAATGCAATTAAAACAACAGGTACTTATACTGCCGATGTTAAGTTGCACAAAGAAGTTATTGTAAAAGTAAACTTCGAAGTAGTTGAAGAATAA
- a CDS encoding 30S ribosomal protein S6 translates to MANQYETVFIMTPVLSEEQAKETVTKYRKALKDLGCKVIHEENWGLRKLAYPIQKKSTGFYHLLEYQGEGSVVAELELTFKRDERILRYLTIALDKHSIAYNEKKRAGKMKKQEAATA, encoded by the coding sequence ATGGCAAATCAGTATGAAACCGTTTTCATTATGACTCCCGTTTTGTCTGAAGAACAGGCAAAGGAAACGGTAACTAAGTATCGCAAGGCCTTAAAAGACCTAGGCTGCAAAGTGATACACGAAGAGAACTGGGGATTGCGCAAATTAGCGTACCCAATTCAAAAGAAATCAACAGGATTTTACCACTTACTTGAATACCAAGGGGAAGGTTCTGTAGTAGCAGAGTTGGAACTTACGTTCAAGCGTGACGAAAGAATTCTACGTTATTTAACAATTGCATTAGACAAACATTCTATTGCATATAACGAGAAAAAACGTGCAGGCAAAATGAAAAAGCAAGAAGCTGCTACTGCTTAA
- a CDS encoding 30S ribosomal protein S18, translating into MADNTSEIRYLNPPTVDVKKKKYCRFKKSGIKYIDYKDPNFLLKFVNDQGRLLPRRITGTSLKYQRKVSQAVKRARHLSLMPYVADLLK; encoded by the coding sequence ATGGCTGACAACACAAGCGAAATAAGATATTTAAATCCTCCGACAGTGGATGTTAAAAAGAAAAAATACTGTCGTTTCAAAAAAAGTGGAATTAAATACATTGACTATAAAGATCCTAATTTCTTATTGAAATTTGTAAACGATCAAGGTAGATTATTGCCTAGAAGAATTACAGGTACTTCTTTAAAGTATCAACGTAAAGTTTCTCAAGCAGTAAAAAGAGCAAGACACTTATCGTTAATGCCTTATGTGGCCGATTTATTAAAATAA